In Nicotiana tabacum cultivar K326 chromosome 2, ASM71507v2, whole genome shotgun sequence, the following proteins share a genomic window:
- the LOC107795048 gene encoding wall-associated receptor kinase-like 20 translates to MERNSLLIITFFVMIINTVLSYKGTTPGLICGNCGKTPVPYPLSTGPNCGDQSYKVRCSAGTLWFDTKGNSSYVITSISPQIQKMVVKTPTLYPNTCLSSDFYSEGIQLDPNLPFNITGSNTILLLNCTYNMLHLQAPINCSSTCICHPYVNKIQEFAACRRQSLCCIFRTGGSQNEYMIRLNSNGCMAYQSFVGLDTSLPVEKWPQPGLELMWQIPDPPACKNEVDCNVLPFSKCLGDPKNPGKKRCVCKSGRYWDAQGYCQKCRHGTACKIQRNKAPLIAVAVVSVLLMLLGGFLVHRRYLIKRRTIRLLVKEREEILSANTSGKSAKVFSGKEIKKSTNYFDKENLLGSGGFGEVFKGTLDDGTIVAVKRAKPGNAKGTLQVLNEVRILCQVNHRSLVRLLGCCVELELPLLIYEYIPNGTLFEHLHGFRLREWAPLSWLRRLVIGHQTADGLAYLHSSAVPPIYHRDVKSSNILLDNKLDAKVSDFGLSRLVELSESENTHINTTAQGTLGYLDPEYYLNLQLTDRSDVYSFGVVLLELLTSKKAIDFNRDEEDVNLVVYMKRIMDQDILKEVIDPFIKEGASKVEMETIKAVGNLAAACLDDRRQNRPSMKEVAEELEYVIGIVTGQASKS, encoded by the exons ATGGAGAGAAACTCATTACTTATCATCACATTTTTCGTTATGATAATAAATACAGTACTCTCCTACAAAGGTACAACGCCTGGACTTATTTGTGGCAATTGTGGCAAAACTCCAGTGCCTTACCCGTTAAGCACGGGGCCTAATTGTGGCGATCAATCGTACAAAGTCCGGTGCAGTGCAGGGACACTGTGGTTCGATACTAAGGGAAATTCATCGTACGTTATTACATCCATTAGTCCACAAATCCAGAAAATGGTTGTTAAAACACCAACCCTATATCCCAACACATGTTTATCGTCCGATTTTTATTCTGAGGGTATCCAACTTGATCCAAATCTTCCTTTTAACATCACGGGGAGTAACACAATCTTGTTGCTAAATTGTACGTACAACATGTTGCACTTGCAAGCACCGATAAATTGTTCATCTACGTGTATTTGTCACCCTTATgtgaataaaattcaagaattTGCTGCATGTAGACGTCAAAGTTTGTGTTGTATTTTTAGGACAGGAGGGTCACAAAATGAGTATATGATTAGGTTAAATTCTAATGGGTGCATGGCTTACCAAAGTTTTGTGGGGTTGGATACTTCTTTGCCAGTTGAAAAATGGCCACAGCCTGGGCTGGAATTAATGTGGCAAATTCCAGATCCACCTGCTTGTAAGAATGAAGTGGATTGTAATGTCTTGCCATTTTCCAAGTGTTTAGGGGATCCTAAAAATCCTGGAAAGAAGAGGTGCGTTTGCAAGTCTGGCCGCTATTGGGATGCACAGGGATATTGTCAAA AGTGTCGACATGGCACTGCCTGTAAAATTCAAAGGAACAAAGCGCCACTTATTGCAG TTGCTGTTGTCTCAGTGCTTCTCATGCTCTTAGGTGGATTTCTAGTCCACAGACGTTACCTCATAAAAAGAAGAACTATAAGGTTACTAGTTAAGGAAAGAGAGGAAATATTAAGTGCCAATACAAGTGGAAAATCAGCTAAAGTTTTCTCAggcaaagaaatcaaaaaatcaaCCAACTATTTCGACAAGGAAAATCTTCTTGGCTCTGGTGGATTTGGTGAAGTTTTCAAAGGCACTTTAGATGATGGAACAATAGTTGCAGTTAAACGTGCAAAACCTGGAAATGCAAAAGGCACGTTACAAGTCCTTAACGAGGTTCGAATTCTTTGTCAAGTTAACCATCGTAGTCTTGTACGATTACTAGGTTGTTGTGTCGAGCTCGAATTACCTCTTTTAATTTACGAGTACATTCCCAATGGGACACTTTTCGAGCACCTCCACGGGTTCCGTCTTCGCGAGTGGGCACCACTTAGTTGGTTAAGGCGTCTCGTGATTGGTCACCAGACCGCAGATGGCCTCGCGTACCTTCACTCGTCAGCAGTGCCGCCAATTTATCATCGTGATGTCAAGTCAAGTAACATTTTACTAGACAATAAGCTCGATGCTAAGGTTTCTGATTTTGGACTTTCAAGATTAGTCGAATTAAGTGAAAGTGAGAATACTCATATTAACACGACCGCTCAAGGCACATTGGGATATCTTGATCCCGAATATTATTTGAACCTTCAATTGACAGATAGGAGCGATGTTTATAGTTTTGGAGTTGTTCTATTAGAACTTTTAACGTCTAAAAAGGCGATCGATTTTAACAGGGATGAGGAAGATGTGAATTTGGTTGTGTACATGAAAAGGATAATGGATCAAGACATATTAAAGGAGGTGATTGATCCTTTTATTAAAGAAGGGGCAAGTAAAGTGGAAATGGAGACAATTAAAGCTGTAGGGAATTTAGCTGCAGCTTGTTTAGATGATCGGAGGCAAAATAGGCCATCAATGAAAGAAGTAGCAGAAGAGCTTGAGTATGTTATTGGTATTGTTACTGGTCAGGCTTCTAAAAGTTAG